Proteins encoded by one window of Cricetulus griseus strain 17A/GY unplaced genomic scaffold, alternate assembly CriGri-PICRH-1.0 unplaced_scaffold_405, whole genome shotgun sequence:
- the LOC113837971 gene encoding putative uncharacterized protein C3orf56, which translates to MMAGKHIVEDQIEEEYSLFGGSDKLKPLRDTLMGGLYGDHLKTPGSEEGFATQRDEGKYQEGPEEHTDTCNARRFWGEGSSPVAAPDPWFSLAGFYAFGISQTLMNKTSWPISCWSTESLPEAFPCLNISSCLVCLWTWGNTSSCQEVQSQYPVARAASALSCLKGFQPPDNSGSPAVAVDTLSHCPQEGGRRAGANSTRAMGRGHQSGSPSGQASGSSQWGSLPPPSPALQPLPPSPTPDVELQSHCPNISVPQARACRHRPCARPRPHPRLRLHLEH; encoded by the exons ATGATGGCAGGAAAACACATCGTGGAAGACCAGATCGAGGAGGAGTACAGCCTGTTTGGAGGCTCCG ACAAATTGAAGCCTCTCAGAGACACACTGATGGGTGGCCTGTATGGAGATCACTTGAAGACTCCTGGATCAGAGGAAGGGTTCGCAACACAGAGGGATGAAGGAAAGTACCAGGAGGGTCCAGAGGAGCACACTGACACCTGCAATGCAAGGCGGTTCTGGGGGGAAGGCTCCAGCCCTGTGGCAGCACCAGACCCCTGGTTTTCATTGGCTGGTTTCTATGCCTTTGGTATTAGCCAGACTTTGATGAACAAGACCTCTTGGCCCATCTCCTGCTGGAGCACGGAGAGCTTGCCAGAAGCCTTTCCATGCCTCAACATTTCGTCTTGCTTGGTCTGTCTTTGGACATGGGGTAACACCAGCTCTTGTCAAGAGGTCCAGAGCCAGTACCCAGTGGCCAGGGCAGCCAGTGCATTGTCTTGCTTGAAGGGATTCCAGCCCCCTGATAACTCAGGCTCTCCAGCTGTGGCTGTGGACACTTTGAGCCACTGTCCCCAAGAGGGAGGACGACGAGCTGGTGCCAACTCAACCAGGGCCATGGGGAGAGGCCACCAGTCAGGCTCACCCTCAGGACAGGCTTCTGGCTCTAGTCAATGGGGCAGCCTACCACCTCCCAGCCCAGCACTCCAGCCTCTGCCCCCTTCGCCCACCCCAGATGTCGAGCTACAATCCCACTGCCCCAACATCTCTGTGCCTCAAGCCAGGGCTTGCCGCCACCGCCCCTGTGcccgcccccgcccccacccccgcctCAGACTCCACCTTGAACACTGA